The Sphingomonas sp. NBWT7 nucleotide sequence TGTTATGTTCGCAGGTTTGGCCGCCCCGGCCGATTTGTCAATCGCTACAATTGCTGTGGGAAAAGAATAAGGTGAAAAGTCGTCAGGCCGCCGCCGCGAATAGTGTGCGACCGACCAGGGAATTCGGGCCCGCACCGGTAATCTGCAATGTAACAATATCACCTATTGCAACGTCGTCTTCGACCAGCACCGATTGCAGCCACGGCGATTTGCCCAGCATCTGTCCGGCGAGCTTGCCGCGCCGCTCGATCAGCACCGCGCAGGTCTTGCCGACGCTCGCCGCGTTGAACGCATGCTGGTCACGGTTGAGCGCCGCCTGCAACCGCTGCAGCCGCTCGTCCATCACCGCGGGCGCGATCTGGTCGCCCATGTCTGCCGCGGGCGTGCCGGGGCGCGGGCTGTACTTGAAGCTGAACGCCTGCGCGTAGCCGACCGCGTCGACGAGGCTCAGCGTGTCGGCGAAGTCCGCCTCGCTCTCGCCGGGGAAGCCGACGATGAAATCCCCCGACAGCGCGATGTCGGGGCGCACCGCGCGGATGCGGTCGAGCAGGCGCAGGTACGAATCGCGGCTATGGCTGCGGTTCATCGCCTTCAGCACGCGGTCGCTGCCCGCCTGCACCGGCAAGTGAAGGAACGGCATCAGGCTCTCGACGTCGCCGTGCGCGTCGATCAGCCCCTGTTTCATGTCGTTCGGGTGGCTGGTAGTGTAGCGGATCCGCGCGAGCCCCGGGATACGATCGAGCGTGCGGATCAGATCGTGCAGCCCGCGCCCGTCGGCATCCTCCCACGCGTTGACGTTCTGGCCGAGCAGCGTGATCTCGCGCGCGCCGGCGTCGACCAGCGCCTTCGCCTCGTCGACGATCGCCGCGAACGGCCGGCTGACTTCGGCGCCGCGCGTATAGGGCACGACGCAATAGGTGCAGAACTTGTCGCACCCCTCCTGCACCGTCAGGAACGCGGTCGGCCCCACGCGGCGCCGCGCGGGGAGGGCACCGAACTTCGAGGCGAGCGGCATGTCGGTATCAAGTGCCGGCGCGCCCGCGGCCGCGGCGGAAACCAGCGCGGGCAGATTGTGATACGCCTGCGGCCCGACGACGACGTCGACCTTGGCGCGGCGCACGATCTCCTCGCCTTCGGCCTGCGCGACGCAGCCGGCGACCGCGATCATCGGCGCGTCGAGCGCGCGGACGCGGCGGTCCTTGCGCAGCCGGCCGATGTCGGAGAACACCTTCTCGGTCGCCTTCTCGCGGATGTGGCAGGTGTTGAGGACGACCAGATCGGCGTCGGCGGCGTCGACCGCGGTCATGCCCTGGCCGGCCATCAGCTCGGCCATCCGCTCGCCGTCGTAGACGTTCATCTGGCAGCCGAAGGATTTGACGGCAAAGGTCTTTGGGGTCGGTTTCACCATCGCGCGGCTATAGCGGCGGCGCGGCCGTTTCGCCACCGCCCCCCAGCCTGCGGCGCTTAGCCCTTAATGCCCGCCGGCCTTAGCCCTCGCCGCCCGCCGCGGCGATCCGCGCCCGTGCTTCGGCCGCGGTCGCCTTGCGGCCGGGCACGTCACGCGGATCGAACGGCTCGCAGAAGGTCAGCGTCGCAGTGAAGTTCCCGCGCCGGCGCAGCACGCGCGCGGCATGCGCCTGCCCCGGCTCGTCGCCGACCCAGGCGAGCTCGCGCGTCGCCGCGCCGTAATCGATCCGCACCGGCTGAACGCGCACGCCCGGCGGCGGCGGATCGAGCACCGCGAGCAGCGCGGCCTTGAACGGCAGCAGCGTCGCGCCGTCGCCGGTCGTCCCTTCGGGGAAGACGGTGATCGCCTGATTCTCGGCCAGCGCGTCGCGCAGCAAATCGATCTGCTCCGCCACCGCCATCCGGTCCTCGCGGCGCACGAAGATCGTGCGGTTGAGCGTGCACAGCCAGCCGACCAGCGGCACCTGGCGAAGTTCCGCCTTGGCGACGAACGCGCTGCCGCTGCGCCCGGCGAGCAAGGGAATGTCCATCCAGCTCAGGTGATTGGAAACGAACACCACGTCGTGCGTCAGCGGCGTGCCGATCGTGCGCCGCCGCGCCCCCACGATCCAGCCGACACCGGCAAGGAACAGCCGCGGCCACGGCGAGGGCAGGCGGAAGAGCCGCCACAGCGCATGCAGCGGCAGCGCGCCGAGCAGCGCGGCGACGAGCGCGGCCAGCCGCAGCGCGATACGGATGCGGCCCATCGTCGCGCCCGGTGCGGCGTCAGGCGAGGTCCGGCTCGCCCGCCGCGCGCGCGCGCGCCTCGCGGCTCGCCTCGGCGGCGGGGACGAGCCTGAACGCCGCGATCGCCGCCGCCAGTGTTATCGGCACCGTCACGAGCAGCGACAGCATGCCGGTCGACAGGCTGCCGGTCAGCGACGAGACGCGTCCTGCGAGATACGGCCCCATCGCGAGCCCGATCAGCGTCGTGCCGATGAAATAGGTCGCTGTCGCCGTCCCGCGCATCCGCGGCAGGACGAGATCCTGCGTCGTCGCCGCGGAAGATCCCAGACCCCAGCTCGCGGTGAACTGCGCGAGGAACAGGCAGACGTAGAGGACGATCGGCGTGTCGGTGGTGAAGGCGATCGCCATGAACGGCGCCGGGATCACCGCACCCAGCGCGACCATGATCAGCCGCCCACCCGGATGCTTCCTGCGCAACCGATCGCCGAGGATGCCGCCGACGGTGACGCCGAGGAAGCCCGACAGAGCGCCCTGGCCGCCGAGGATCAGCCCCGCCTCGGCCGGCGAGATGCCGAGATCGCGCATCGCATAGGGTGCCGCCCAGAAGCCCGCGGCGTAGCTGAGAAAGGCGTTGAGGCCGTAAGCGACCACCGTGCACAGGAACGCCGGCGTGCCGACGATCAGCGCGAAGGTCGGCGGATCGCGAAAGCGCAGCGTGCTCGCCCAAGAGAAGACCGCATAGACGCCGAGCCCGACTGCAATCCACTGGGGCAACGGCTCGCCGAAGCTGACCAGGAGCGCTATGATACCGATGATCACGGCGGCGGCGATCACGTTCGTCACCAGCACGCGCGTCCCGTGCCGCGCCGCGCCGATCAGCGTCAGCGGCGGGATGATCGTGACCAGCTCTTCGAAGAACGCCTTGAACGGCGTCGGATGTGGCTCCTGCGCCAGCCCTTCGGAGAGCCCGCGCACCGGCTCGCGCAGCGTCGCGATCCACAGCGCGATGACGAGGCCGGGGATGCCGACCGCGAGGAATGCCGCCTGCCAGCCGACCAGCCCGAACGGCCCGCCGCCGGGATAGGCGCGGTTCCAGTTCTGCACGATCAGCCCGCCGATGAACAGCGAGATGCCGCCGCCGACGTAGATCCCGGCCGAATAGATCGACAGCGCCGTCGCGCGCAGCCGCTTGGGGAAATAGTCCGAGATCAGCGAATAGGCCGACGGGCTCGCCGTCGCTTCGCCGATGCCGACGCCGATCCGCGCCGCGGCGAGCTGCCCGCCGGTGCGCGACAGCCCCGACAGC carries:
- a CDS encoding 1-acyl-sn-glycerol-3-phosphate acyltransferase; translated protein: MGRIRIALRLAALVAALLGALPLHALWRLFRLPSPWPRLFLAGVGWIVGARRRTIGTPLTHDVVFVSNHLSWMDIPLLAGRSGSAFVAKAELRQVPLVGWLCTLNRTIFVRREDRMAVAEQIDLLRDALAENQAITVFPEGTTGDGATLLPFKAALLAVLDPPPPGVRVQPVRIDYGAATRELAWVGDEPGQAHAARVLRRRGNFTATLTFCEPFDPRDVPGRKATAAEARARIAAAGGEG
- a CDS encoding MFS transporter, whose product is MTTDADGEYRATGYAWYVLSILFVVYILNFIDRQVISILAEDIKRDLNLRDEDLGFLYGTAFGVFYALFGIPLGRLADSWHRVRLISAGLALWSTMTALSGLSRTGGQLAAARIGVGIGEATASPSAYSLISDYFPKRLRATALSIYSAGIYVGGGISLFIGGLIVQNWNRAYPGGGPFGLVGWQAAFLAVGIPGLVIALWIATLREPVRGLSEGLAQEPHPTPFKAFFEELVTIIPPLTLIGAARHGTRVLVTNVIAAAVIIGIIALLVSFGEPLPQWIAVGLGVYAVFSWASTLRFRDPPTFALIVGTPAFLCTVVAYGLNAFLSYAAGFWAAPYAMRDLGISPAEAGLILGGQGALSGFLGVTVGGILGDRLRRKHPGGRLIMVALGAVIPAPFMAIAFTTDTPIVLYVCLFLAQFTASWGLGSSAATTQDLVLPRMRGTATATYFIGTTLIGLAMGPYLAGRVSSLTGSLSTGMLSLLVTVPITLAAAIAAFRLVPAAEASREARARAAGEPDLA
- the miaB gene encoding tRNA (N6-isopentenyl adenosine(37)-C2)-methylthiotransferase MiaB, whose amino-acid sequence is MVKPTPKTFAVKSFGCQMNVYDGERMAELMAGQGMTAVDAADADLVVLNTCHIREKATEKVFSDIGRLRKDRRVRALDAPMIAVAGCVAQAEGEEIVRRAKVDVVVGPQAYHNLPALVSAAAAGAPALDTDMPLASKFGALPARRRVGPTAFLTVQEGCDKFCTYCVVPYTRGAEVSRPFAAIVDEAKALVDAGAREITLLGQNVNAWEDADGRGLHDLIRTLDRIPGLARIRYTTSHPNDMKQGLIDAHGDVESLMPFLHLPVQAGSDRVLKAMNRSHSRDSYLRLLDRIRAVRPDIALSGDFIVGFPGESEADFADTLSLVDAVGYAQAFSFKYSPRPGTPAADMGDQIAPAVMDERLQRLQAALNRDQHAFNAASVGKTCAVLIERRGKLAGQMLGKSPWLQSVLVEDDVAIGDIVTLQITGAGPNSLVGRTLFAAAA